The nucleotide window GCGATGCGTGCCGAACCAGGCCGCCAGGCGGACGCCGTCCTCCTCCCGCGCGAGGCGGCGGGCGCGGATGCTCAGCAGGACGCCGAGGGCCGCCGCGAGGCCGGAGAGGCCGAGCAGGGTCGCCTCCGGTTGCGGTGTCGGTTCGTTCGGCACCTTGCCGGCGATAATGATCGTGAACGCGACGATTATGGCGACGACCGCGACGGCGCTGAGGACCGTGACCAGCCGCCAGCGGGCGCGCATCCGTTGGGTGTCCGCCACGCTGTAGACCCGGCACGCCACCGCCTGCCCGCAGTGCTCGCACTCGACCAGGGCGGTGGTCCGGCCGGTCTCCGGCCGGGGACCCCGGACGGCGGTGAGCGCATAGTCGTCCGAGCGTCGATGCGCGACGCTACGTCGCGCGATCGCCACCTCCATGAGCCATTCCCTCCGCCGGGCGGTCTGAGATCCACAACTGTAGAGCGGCCTGGCACCCCTACCGCGGCCGGCCGAAGGCCAGCTGATTACGTTGAGTCAAATTCTGATCACGGTACTCGCCGGTTGGATTCTTCCCCCATTCGTCCAGTTTGGAGTGCACGATCATCCGCCGTACCCCAGGTCGGCCGCGTGCTGGCGATCTTCGACGGAACCTGGCACACGGTCACACCCCTACATTCGGCATACCCACAGAGAGTAGTGATCAGCGGCCCCTCAAGGAGGGCCGGAGTACGAGCGGGAGAACCGGTGGAGCACATCAGCGGAGAGCTGCTCAGCGCAGCCGTTGCGGTTGTCGGCGGGCTCGGCCTCAGCGGCCTGGTACGCGCCTGGATCCGCCACCGCACAAGACTTCAGGTGGAACGCGAGCGGTCGGCCCGGGCCGTCGCGCGCGCCACGGGCCTGGCCCGGATCGCCAGGCGGCACGAGACGGTTCTCATCGACGAGAAGGACCAGGACGGCCACCGCGTGGTGGAGATGCGCGGCCCGGCCGGCGGCTCCCGGAAGGAAGCGGCGTGAGCATCCTGCACTCGCGGGCAGGCGACGACGCCGCCACGGCCGCGAAGCTTCGCACGGCGGCGCTGGACGCGACGTTCACCGGCTTCGTCCACGAGCACCACCTGACGGTCAAGCGGTTCCTGCGCCGGCTGGAGGCGGACGGCGGGATGGTGGAGGACGTGACTCAGGAGGCCCTGATGGCGCTCCGGGACAAGTGGGCGGACGTGCAGGACTACCGGGATCCGCGGGCCTGGACCCTGCGGGTCGCCCGCAACATCCTGCGGGACCACCAGGGTAGTCGCGGCCGGCGACGGGTCCTGTTCTTCGACGACCTCAGCATGCCCGAGATTCCCGCACCGACCGACCCGGAGGAGGCCGACGAGCGGCTCGCCGGATGGATCCAGCTGCTGCCCACCAGGATGGGCGAGGTGATCAGCATGTCGCTCGCGGGCCTGCCCGACCGGACCGTCGCCCTCGAGCTCGGAATCTCGCACAACACCGTCCGCGACACCAAGAAGAAGGCCCGCAGGAAGCTCCAGCAGCTCGCGGAGGCGGACGGATTCATCACCCCGGCCGGGCGGAGGCGCACATGAACCTCGACGACATCCTCGAGCTCGCGGCCGCCCGTACGCCTTCGTCCCTGGACCGGGCCCGGGCCCGCCGGGCCGCCGAGCGGGTGCTGCGGGAACACGCCGAGGCGACCGCCGAGGGCCGCAACCTGCTCGGCGACCTCGACGTGGAGGACGTGCTGGCCCCCGACGCCGACGAGGCGACCCGGATCACCCGGGCGGCGCAGTCGGCCAAGACCGGCTGGATCAAGTGGACGACGGCGACCGGCGAGCTGACCTGGTCGGACGAGATGTCGCGGCTGTTCGGCTACCCGGCCGTGACCACGCATCTCCCGGTCGACACCCTGATCAAGGGGGTGCACCAGGAGGACTTCACCCGGGTCAAGGAGCTGGTGGAGCAGGGCTGGCGTGACCAGGTTCCGCAGGAGTTCAGCTTCCGGGTGCTGCGCGCGGACGGCGCCATGCGGTACGCCGGCTGCCTGGTGGAGCTGCTCAGCGACGACGGCCGGGAGCCGACCGGCATCGTGGCGACCGTCCGGGACATCACCGGCCAGGAGCTCGAACGGCAGGAGATCGACCGCCGCCGCCGGCGGCGCGAGACCGAGGCCGCCGACCTGCCCGGCCGCGACCCGGTCAGCGGCATGCTCGGCCGGGACCGGTTCACCGACGAACTGGACCGGGTGGCCCGCGGCGGGCAGGGCACGCTGCTCGTCGTGGCCGTGGAACCCGACCGGGCGCTGTCCGAGGCGCAGAGCGAGCAGGTGGCCCGGACGGTCGCGCGCATCCTCGACGAGATCACCGACAGCGGCGACCTCTGCGGTGCGCTGGGCTCCGGCGAGTTCGGCATGGTGCTGGGCGACGTCGGGCACGCGCGGGCGGTGGCCGGGGCGGTGCTGGAATGCCTGCATCAGCGCCCGACCCTGACGATCTCCACCGGGGTGCGGCTGCGCGCGTGGGCCGCCCTGGTGCCGTTCGCCCGCGCGGACCGGGCCAGCGGCCAGGACCTCCTGCTCGACGCGGGCTGGGCCTGGCGGGAGGGTCGGCGCGGCGGCGACATGCCGGCCGAGCTGCCCGGCCCCCGGGAGGCCGGCACGCGGGAGGCCGCCACCCGCCGGATGATCGCGGCGATGGTCGCCGACGACCGCCTCTGCCTCCACGCACAGGCCATCCTCGACCTGGCCCTCAACGAGATCACCCGGCACGAGATCCTGGTCCGGGTCCTCGACGATAACGGACGCCCGGAGCTGCCGGCGGCCTTCCTGGCCGTCGCGGAACGCTACGACCAGATCGGGGCAGTCGACCAGTGGGTGGTCGAGCACAGCCTGGCGCTGATCGGGCAGGGGCCGCAGACCTCGCACCACCAGATCAATCTCTCCGGGCGCACGCTGTCCCGGCCGGGGCTCGCCGAGTTCGTGATCGAGGCCCTCGACCGTTACGGCGTCGACCCGCGGACGATCACGTTCGAGATCACCGAGTCGGCGGCCGTCGACAACCTCGCCGCCGCGGCCGAGTTCGCGGCCGGGGTGCGCAGCCGGGGCTGCGGGCTCGCCCTCGACGACTTCGGCACCGGGCACTCGTCGCTGATGCTGCTCAAGTACCTGCCGATCGACCTGGTCAAGATCGATGGTGACTTCGTGACCGGGCTGCGCCGCTCGGCGTTCGACCGCATCGCCGTCCGGCACGTGGTGCAGATGTGCCGGGAACTCGGCGTACGGACGGCCGCGGAGTTCGCCGAGGACGCCGCGACGGTGGAACTGCTCCGCGACATGGGCCTCGACTTCGCACAGGGGTACGCCATCGCGCGGCCGCTGCCCATGGCGGGTACGCCGGTCGCGGCCGAGGCGCCCGCGCGCTCCGCGGCGGCGGAGCGGGCCACCGGCTGAGCCACGAGGGCCGGCACCGGGGAGGTGCCGGCCCTCCCTGTCGGGAAGCCGGCTTCCAAGCCCGTCAGCCGCTCGCCTCCACAGGCAGCGGAGTCCGGCCGACGCCGAGGAAGATCTCCCGCAGCTCGGTATCGAAGCCGGCGAAGCC belongs to Amorphoplanes digitatis and includes:
- a CDS encoding RNA polymerase sigma factor; the encoded protein is MSILHSRAGDDAATAAKLRTAALDATFTGFVHEHHLTVKRFLRRLEADGGMVEDVTQEALMALRDKWADVQDYRDPRAWTLRVARNILRDHQGSRGRRRVLFFDDLSMPEIPAPTDPEEADERLAGWIQLLPTRMGEVISMSLAGLPDRTVALELGISHNTVRDTKKKARRKLQQLAEADGFITPAGRRRT
- a CDS encoding EAL domain-containing protein, yielding MNLDDILELAAARTPSSLDRARARRAAERVLREHAEATAEGRNLLGDLDVEDVLAPDADEATRITRAAQSAKTGWIKWTTATGELTWSDEMSRLFGYPAVTTHLPVDTLIKGVHQEDFTRVKELVEQGWRDQVPQEFSFRVLRADGAMRYAGCLVELLSDDGREPTGIVATVRDITGQELERQEIDRRRRRRETEAADLPGRDPVSGMLGRDRFTDELDRVARGGQGTLLVVAVEPDRALSEAQSEQVARTVARILDEITDSGDLCGALGSGEFGMVLGDVGHARAVAGAVLECLHQRPTLTISTGVRLRAWAALVPFARADRASGQDLLLDAGWAWREGRRGGDMPAELPGPREAGTREAATRRMIAAMVADDRLCLHAQAILDLALNEITRHEILVRVLDDNGRPELPAAFLAVAERYDQIGAVDQWVVEHSLALIGQGPQTSHHQINLSGRTLSRPGLAEFVIEALDRYGVDPRTITFEITESAAVDNLAAAAEFAAGVRSRGCGLALDDFGTGHSSLMLLKYLPIDLVKIDGDFVTGLRRSAFDRIAVRHVVQMCRELGVRTAAEFAEDAATVELLRDMGLDFAQGYAIARPLPMAGTPVAAEAPARSAAAERATG